One window of Novipirellula aureliae genomic DNA carries:
- a CDS encoding sigma-70 family RNA polymerase sigma factor: MTGEPISSEKASSDTDTKRHAAELIADGQGLVRSLALNVHRSLPVPTDLDDLIAYGQLGLVEAAQAYDPDAGARFTTFAFYRIRGAIYDGVAKMTWTSRARFRRLRFQAMADAVLENEHEDPNSSSSAAQDANWLSRVTEQLAVVFLVTSEEDSVGNSLTNAVDPYDSPGKTVASREMQQSLRKLVDQLPSDARRLVSSIYFEGFTLTQAAERAGISKSWASRLHAKSLNQLAKSLRKMGAD, encoded by the coding sequence CTGCCGAATTGATTGCTGACGGTCAGGGGTTGGTTCGATCACTCGCATTGAACGTGCATCGAAGTTTGCCCGTCCCGACCGACTTGGATGACTTGATTGCCTATGGCCAATTAGGTCTGGTCGAAGCCGCACAGGCGTATGACCCTGACGCGGGTGCTCGTTTTACAACGTTTGCTTTCTACCGTATTCGCGGTGCGATTTATGACGGCGTTGCCAAGATGACTTGGACAAGTCGAGCAAGGTTTCGACGGTTGCGATTCCAAGCCATGGCCGATGCGGTACTGGAAAACGAGCACGAGGATCCAAACTCCTCCTCGTCAGCGGCGCAAGATGCCAATTGGCTTAGTCGGGTGACCGAACAGTTGGCGGTTGTCTTTTTGGTGACCAGTGAAGAGGATTCGGTCGGCAATTCCTTAACCAATGCGGTCGATCCCTACGATTCGCCTGGCAAGACTGTCGCGAGCCGAGAGATGCAGCAATCCTTGAGAAAGCTCGTCGATCAATTGCCAAGCGACGCCCGCCGCTTGGTCAGCAGCATCTATTTCGAAGGCTTCACGCTAACACAAGCTGCCGAGCGAGCGGGAATCAGTAAGAGTTGGGCCAGCCGATTGCACGCAAAGAGTCTCAACCAACTGGCCAAGAGCTTACGAAAAATGGGAGCTGACTAG
- the tssB gene encoding type VI secretion system contractile sheath small subunit, translating into MAESQQKKLSRVRKPRVHITYDVETEGAEVVKELPFVVGVMGDFSGDPTEKLKPLKDRKFIQIDRDNFNDVLTRMTPGLNMRVENTLANDGSEMSVNLEFNKIEDFEPANIVDQVEPLKKLMETRDKLRDLATKIDRSDDLENVLEQVLSNTDQLKQLSGELGVNDSDNG; encoded by the coding sequence ATGGCTGAAAGCCAACAAAAAAAATTGTCCCGCGTCCGTAAGCCTCGTGTCCACATCACCTACGATGTGGAAACCGAAGGTGCTGAGGTCGTCAAAGAATTGCCATTCGTCGTCGGGGTGATGGGAGATTTTTCCGGCGATCCAACGGAGAAGCTCAAGCCCTTGAAGGATCGCAAGTTTATCCAAATTGATCGCGATAACTTCAATGATGTGCTCACACGCATGACGCCTGGATTGAACATGCGTGTCGAAAATACACTTGCCAATGACGGCAGTGAAATGTCGGTCAATTTAGAGTTCAACAAGATTGAAGACTTTGAACCCGCCAACATTGTCGATCAAGTGGAACCATTAAAGAAACTGATGGAAACACGTGACAAGCTGCGTGACTTGGCAACCAAGATCGATCGTAGTGACGATCTCGAAAACGTGCTTGAACAAGTGCTTAGTAACACCGATCAATTGAAACAGCTATCTGGTGAATTAGGTGTAAATGATTCGGACAACGGTTAG
- the tssA gene encoding type VI secretion system protein TssA translates to MASEPTLDLQRMMAPISDDHPSGSYLRDTDYARLQRAKDARTRAVALEKKVRELEMYTEEDLQMIPEEDRHIESPDWRAVRDICTEILAEHSKDLWVASWLIEANTRLSGFAGLRDGFSLVSQIVDQYWDAIYPPRDEDEGYLGTVSQLSSLNGEDGPGVLLVPIEALPVIPGEPDFTFAAYRLATKGSSTDIGEADFFAAARQVDPDRLRNHAEDIDQAIETFAQMTRILEEKCGEHEGLPVAPPSSQIRSVLTECQRAFRLITRDCLSDGDSHGDNGDGDDGQYLSEAGPDATNNVSATVAQGGGVNLDPSRAQVANREDAFRLLLRASEFFRKTEPHSPVSYMLQQAVRFGRMELPDLLQELITDEEVLKRFAERTGVEIKQERDEY, encoded by the coding sequence ATGGCTTCAGAACCAACACTTGACCTTCAGCGGATGATGGCACCGATTTCGGATGACCATCCGTCGGGCAGCTATTTGCGAGATACCGATTATGCTCGGCTTCAACGAGCGAAGGATGCTCGGACGCGAGCGGTTGCACTGGAAAAAAAAGTGCGAGAGTTGGAAATGTACACGGAAGAGGACCTGCAAATGATCCCCGAGGAGGATCGTCATATCGAGTCACCCGATTGGCGTGCCGTTCGCGACATTTGCACTGAAATATTGGCAGAGCACTCCAAGGATTTGTGGGTTGCATCATGGTTGATCGAAGCCAATACTCGCTTGTCTGGATTCGCAGGGCTTCGCGACGGGTTTAGTCTTGTCTCGCAAATCGTTGACCAATACTGGGATGCAATCTATCCGCCCCGCGACGAAGACGAGGGCTATCTAGGAACCGTTTCCCAATTGTCGAGTTTGAACGGCGAAGACGGTCCAGGCGTCTTGCTGGTTCCGATCGAGGCGTTACCCGTCATTCCGGGTGAACCCGATTTCACATTCGCAGCGTATCGATTGGCGACAAAGGGTTCGAGCACGGATATTGGTGAAGCTGATTTTTTTGCAGCCGCTCGGCAAGTCGATCCTGACCGCTTGCGAAACCACGCCGAAGACATTGACCAAGCGATCGAAACCTTTGCCCAAATGACTCGTATACTCGAGGAAAAATGTGGTGAACATGAAGGTTTACCAGTCGCTCCACCGAGTTCACAGATCCGTAGTGTGCTTACCGAATGCCAGCGTGCGTTTCGCCTTATCACTCGCGATTGTCTATCGGATGGCGATAGTCATGGTGACAACGGGGATGGCGACGATGGGCAATATTTAAGTGAGGCCGGGCCTGACGCAACCAATAACGTTTCGGCAACCGTCGCGCAGGGTGGTGGCGTCAACCTCGATCCCTCGCGTGCCCAAGTCGCTAATCGTGAAGATGCGTTTCGTTTGCTGCTTCGCGCGAGCGAGTTCTTTCGAAAAACCGAACCTCATTCGCCGGTCAGCTACATGCTACAACAAGCGGTCCGATTCGGCAGAATGGAATTGCCCGATCTGTTACAAGAGCTGATCACGGATGAAGAAGTTTTAAAGCGTTTTGCAGAAAGAACGGGAGTAGAAATCAAACAAGAACGCGATGAATACTAG